A genome region from Flavobacterium sp. CFS9 includes the following:
- a CDS encoding helix-turn-helix domain-containing protein, whose product MLSFQTNHQEFVPAEELQKSIKCFWYDKIEYGKVQSNFEVIPDGYAEIIFYFGNELNISSNGVLKPLTSPFMIGLLHQPAVFNSVNSLEIIAVRCYPWMVFDLLGWSSQKGKEGVQIFEHPIAKLQSVLNNLIASHKIEEAIAKVEDYFFAAEAKSDSNSLIFKAGIAMTAAGGRISVREVAAASHATIRTLERNFKQSSGYTVKDVSAVMRFEQARNRLWLEPNLSIASLAQELGYTDQSHLSREFKRYSGTTPGAFARKAKQQLINHDFVAFIQS is encoded by the coding sequence ATGCTTTCTTTTCAAACCAATCATCAGGAATTTGTTCCGGCCGAAGAATTACAAAAAAGTATAAAGTGCTTTTGGTATGATAAGATTGAGTATGGGAAAGTACAATCGAACTTTGAAGTGATACCGGATGGTTATGCTGAAATCATTTTTTATTTTGGAAATGAGCTGAATATTTCTTCTAATGGAGTTTTGAAACCACTGACATCACCATTTATGATAGGGTTACTCCATCAGCCTGCAGTTTTCAATTCTGTTAATTCCCTTGAAATTATTGCTGTCAGGTGCTATCCGTGGATGGTTTTTGACCTGCTTGGATGGTCCTCCCAAAAGGGTAAGGAGGGAGTACAGATTTTTGAGCATCCTATTGCTAAACTTCAGTCTGTTTTGAACAATCTGATCGCTTCCCACAAAATTGAAGAGGCTATTGCCAAAGTCGAAGACTATTTTTTTGCAGCAGAAGCAAAGTCTGACAGCAATAGTTTGATATTTAAAGCAGGAATTGCTATGACAGCAGCCGGAGGACGTATATCGGTTAGGGAAGTAGCTGCCGCTTCTCATGCTACAATACGTACTTTAGAAAGAAATTTTAAGCAATCGTCAGGTTATACGGTTAAAGATGTTTCGGCTGTCATGCGCTTCGAACAGGCTCGTAACCGATTATGGCTAGAACCTAATCTAAGTATCGCAAGTTTAGCACAGGAATTGGGTTATACCGATCAGTCGCACCTGAGCAGAGAATTTAAACGTTACAGTGGTACCACACCGGGTGCATTTGCGCGAAAAGCAAAACAACAGCTGATAAATCATGATTTTGTCGCATTTATACAATCCTAA